From a region of the Roseivirga sp. 4D4 genome:
- a CDS encoding M56 family metallopeptidase codes for MMIYILKFIGCSGLLLLFYYGVLQNDRLFRFNRFFLLAIVAIALIVPLTVVKTKIIEVPVAQEVQTYDNPIGIESLNYAPPLTELTHEPETAFSIPWESVLWAIYALITAILLIRFTRNLLTITRLKDKAHIISDKGIKIVLREDIRASFSFLNLMYTNKMRYEQGNLPDEIIEHEKHHITQKHSYDIIYIEFVQCLLWFNPFIYFIKKAIKLNHEFLADQHVLKRQSSAYEYQKILLDITRKQLALTPAFASNLNYGFTKKRLNMMTKNTNKFKSMIKQIAAAGIIAGTFWIGGETRLIAQEVAVDLNAKLEPNVKLDTQAKLMVKSNFLDSITLDLKPKLKFELQDTTKGVRIKQFGVILKGRRVRFNDENGQQIEKQYNELSEAEKERFKNPDAKPQFYLPPPPPSYMDQKILDDFFDTEKYGVWLNGKNVENSRLKDYSPNDFYYYTKSRLGRNAKNYGKHVFQLDIVTREHYETLPNSKGSWIDYQRPIIIEIPEQKSAKEKVKNKPQIKEIPEVKELKEVPDVFEIEEVPEVYETAEVPSKGKPQSVKEKPAVIKVKPKADLKEVPKVKEVKAKEKNQAVREKEKDLDQRLAHLIPLTVRFKNRNGQYVEKSFGQLSLSEKEVLISEAGEGKYLVGIWKEKSVKSDQLEKHYDQEKYRLNIDDKQANLSQIKNLDAESLVSFWIAPSSGFLPQELITIWTEAYFKENYELTDKGLLWAKLSTMELSGI; via the coding sequence ATGATGATCTATATACTCAAGTTTATTGGTTGTTCAGGCCTACTGCTGCTTTTCTACTACGGTGTGTTGCAAAACGATAGGCTCTTTCGCTTTAACCGTTTTTTCCTACTTGCCATAGTTGCCATCGCATTGATAGTGCCGCTGACGGTCGTTAAAACCAAAATCATCGAGGTGCCAGTCGCTCAAGAAGTTCAGACATATGACAATCCGATCGGCATAGAGTCACTGAATTATGCACCGCCTCTTACCGAGCTTACACACGAGCCCGAAACTGCCTTCAGTATCCCTTGGGAGTCCGTACTTTGGGCCATTTATGCATTAATCACAGCGATCCTACTCATCAGGTTCACTCGCAATCTTCTTACTATTACCCGACTAAAAGACAAGGCACATATTATTTCAGACAAAGGAATAAAAATAGTCTTGAGAGAAGATATAAGGGCTTCATTCAGCTTTTTAAACCTAATGTATACGAACAAGATGCGTTACGAACAAGGCAATTTACCGGATGAGATCATTGAGCATGAAAAGCATCACATCACACAAAAGCATAGCTACGATATCATCTACATCGAGTTTGTTCAGTGCTTGCTATGGTTCAATCCCTTCATCTACTTTATTAAGAAAGCGATCAAACTCAACCATGAGTTTTTGGCAGATCAACATGTCTTGAAGCGTCAAAGCTCAGCTTATGAGTATCAAAAAATATTACTTGACATTACACGCAAGCAGCTAGCCCTGACCCCTGCCTTTGCGAGTAATCTCAATTACGGTTTTACTAAAAAACGATTAAATATGATGACTAAAAACACAAACAAATTTAAGTCTATGATCAAGCAGATTGCAGCTGCTGGTATCATAGCAGGCACCTTCTGGATTGGTGGAGAAACACGCCTTATTGCTCAAGAAGTTGCCGTTGACCTTAATGCGAAACTTGAGCCCAATGTAAAGCTTGATACTCAAGCAAAACTAATGGTAAAGTCGAATTTTCTGGATAGCATTACACTGGATCTGAAGCCAAAGCTGAAATTCGAACTCCAAGACACCACAAAAGGCGTGCGCATAAAACAATTCGGGGTGATTTTAAAAGGAAGGCGAGTCAGGTTTAATGACGAAAATGGGCAACAGATAGAAAAACAATACAATGAGCTATCCGAGGCTGAAAAGGAAAGATTTAAGAACCCAGATGCTAAGCCACAGTTCTACTTGCCCCCGCCACCCCCTAGCTATATGGATCAAAAAATATTGGATGACTTTTTTGATACCGAGAAATATGGCGTTTGGCTAAATGGGAAAAACGTTGAAAACAGTAGACTAAAGGATTATTCTCCTAATGACTTTTACTACTATACCAAAAGTAGACTGGGTAGAAATGCCAAAAACTACGGCAAGCATGTATTTCAACTTGACATAGTCACTCGCGAACATTATGAGACACTACCGAATTCTAAAGGCTCATGGATTGATTATCAAAGGCCTATAATTATTGAAATACCCGAGCAGAAATCAGCTAAAGAAAAAGTAAAAAACAAGCCTCAAATCAAAGAAATACCGGAGGTCAAGGAGCTTAAAGAGGTACCAGATGTCTTTGAAATTGAAGAAGTTCCAGAAGTCTATGAAACTGCGGAAGTCCCAAGCAAGGGGAAGCCTCAAAGTGTGAAAGAAAAACCCGCGGTGATTAAGGTTAAACCAAAAGCAGACTTAAAGGAAGTACCCAAAGTCAAAGAGGTAAAAGCAAAAGAGAAGAATCAAGCAGTAAGGGAAAAGGAAAAAGACTTAGATCAGAGACTTGCTCATTTGATTCCTCTCACTGTTAGGTTCAAAAATCGAAATGGTCAATATGTTGAAAAAAGCTTTGGTCAACTCAGTCTAAGTGAAAAAGAAGTCCTCATAAGCGAAGCAGGTGAGGGAAAATATCTAGTAGGTATCTGGAAAGAGAAATCGGTCAAGAGTGACCAACTTGAAAAGCATTATGATCAGGAAAAATACCGATTGAATATAGATGATAAACAGGCTAATCTTTCACAAATAAAGAATCTAGATGCGGAGTCTTTAGTCTCTTTTTGGATTGCACCTTCATCTGGCTTTTTACCACAAGAGCTCATAACAATTTGGACTGAAGCATATTTCAAGGAGAACTATGAATTGACAGATAAAGGCCTGCTTTGGGCTAAACTATCAACCATGGAACTATCAGGTATTTAG
- a CDS encoding heme-binding domain-containing protein — MKKALKYTFGAVLVSLVVIQFIKRPERISEPANDDDIINALEIEGPIASLLKSACYDCHSDQPRYPWYASVAPVSWRIAEHIEHGRDELNFSKWATYSARRRDHKLEEMIEEVEEGHMPLPSYVRMHSDARLNTEQITSLKTWINTEREKIAAERAQSND, encoded by the coding sequence ATGAAGAAAGCACTTAAATACACCTTTGGAGCAGTTTTAGTCTCACTCGTTGTAATACAATTTATCAAACGCCCGGAACGGATTAGTGAACCTGCTAACGATGATGATATCATCAATGCGCTCGAAATTGAAGGCCCCATAGCTTCCCTACTGAAATCAGCATGCTATGACTGTCACTCTGACCAACCGCGTTATCCCTGGTATGCCAGTGTGGCTCCGGTGAGTTGGCGGATCGCGGAGCACATTGAACATGGCCGAGATGAACTGAATTTTTCAAAATGGGCCACCTACTCCGCCAGACGAAGAGATCATAAACTTGAAGAAATGATCGAGGAAGTTGAAGAAGGTCATATGCCCCTACCCAGTTATGTCCGAATGCACAGTGACGCCAGACTCAACACAGAGCAGATTACATCTCTCAAAACCTGGATAAATACCGAAAGAGAAAAAATTGCCGCTGAGCGGGCCCAGTCTAACGATTAA
- a CDS encoding PD40 domain-containing protein, producing MNKLKLFLLTFILCACSAENDQYFGQTPPGNIPEMFMSGVISKRDTIEFGSVFSKDGKSFYYATGPSARHEIHFSESVNGQWTPFELLLKHPDYGFNDPFLSNDEQRLFFISRKPRDERDVPSNYDIWYIEKEADGWSEPINAGPQINSDKNEYYISFSEDGSMYFSSNKETDSDSNFDIYRAEATDDGWEEPVRLSDAINTEAYEADAFIAPDESYLIFTSRGREDGAGGIDLYISFKDEDGNWLPSKNLGRPINSRGPDYCPFVTKDGKYLFYTSYNDIYWVSTKVLDQMR from the coding sequence ATGAATAAGTTAAAACTCTTTTTACTCACTTTCATCCTTTGTGCATGTAGTGCAGAAAATGATCAGTATTTTGGACAAACACCTCCTGGAAATATTCCTGAAATGTTTATGTCAGGCGTGATTTCCAAACGTGACACCATTGAATTTGGCTCTGTTTTCTCAAAAGATGGTAAGTCTTTCTACTATGCAACTGGACCATCAGCTCGTCACGAGATCCACTTCAGTGAATCTGTTAATGGTCAGTGGACTCCTTTCGAACTACTCCTTAAACATCCTGATTACGGTTTCAACGACCCATTCCTTTCCAATGATGAGCAGCGGTTATTCTTTATTTCTAGAAAGCCCAGAGACGAACGTGATGTCCCTTCCAATTATGATATCTGGTATATTGAAAAAGAGGCTGATGGCTGGTCTGAACCGATCAATGCTGGACCTCAAATCAATTCAGATAAGAACGAGTACTATATCTCCTTCTCAGAAGACGGTAGCATGTACTTTTCATCCAACAAGGAGACTGATTCAGACAGTAACTTTGATATCTACAGAGCAGAAGCAACAGATGACGGATGGGAAGAGCCAGTTAGACTAAGCGATGCTATTAATACAGAGGCCTATGAAGCTGATGCTTTTATCGCTCCAGACGAGTCCTACCTCATTTTCACTTCCAGAGGAAGGGAAGATGGTGCGGGTGGTATTGATCTATACATCAGTTTCAAAGATGAGGATGGGAATTGGCTCCCTTCTAAAAATCTTGGCAGGCCCATAAACTCCAGAGGCCCAGATTATTGCCCTTTCGTCACGAAAGATGGTAAATACCTCTTTTATACCAGTTATAATGATATCTATTGGGTGAGTACCAAGGTGCTTGACCAGATGCGATAA
- a CDS encoding BlaI/MecI/CopY family transcriptional regulator: MNLPKSEEQLMQYLWQAGPSFMKDLIEAYPDPKPASTTVATLLKRLQDKGAIGFKKYGNVREYYPILKKEEYFSKHFNGVIKNFFNDSVSQFASFFASEKNLTDAELEELQKIVEAQINKRKK; this comes from the coding sequence ATGAACTTACCCAAGTCTGAAGAACAGTTGATGCAATACCTATGGCAAGCAGGGCCTTCATTTATGAAGGATCTGATAGAAGCCTACCCTGACCCCAAGCCAGCCTCGACTACCGTTGCCACCCTGTTGAAGCGTCTCCAGGATAAAGGAGCCATTGGTTTTAAGAAATATGGAAATGTCAGAGAGTACTACCCTATTCTTAAGAAAGAAGAATACTTCTCAAAGCACTTCAACGGGGTAATCAAAAACTTCTTTAATGATTCAGTATCTCAATTCGCATCATTTTTCGCTTCTGAAAAGAACCTGACTGATGCCGAACTAGAGGAACTTCAAAAAATAGTTGAGGCACAGATAAACAAGAGAAAGAAATGA